Part of the Pyricularia oryzae 70-15 chromosome 3, whole genome shotgun sequence genome, TTCGTAGCTCAAGTCGTTGATCTGTGGTAACATTTGTTAACCTGAGCAGAAGCAGCATCCAAAGAGCCGCATCGGCTGCAGGATGTTTCGGGTCCGAAGCCAGGCCGACCAATGCAGAATCGCCCGTCCCCTCCATCATATCTTCTGTGATTGAAAGTGATCGGCTTTTGCTAGAAAGGAAATCCGATATGGCCCAAAAGAATGTGACAGTCTACACAGCCGTTAGCTTTGTACATAAAGGGACGTGGCGAACATCTTACCGTTAAAGCAACGTTCAGATCATCATCCTGGGAGCAAAATTTAAAGAGCGTGTCGACTAGAAGCAAAAAGCACGAATTTGGCAAAGATGCCAAAAAGTCTGAGCATATAAGTTGCAGAGAGTCAAACGAGGGCTTGATGAGCTTGATGGACCTTGTCATCAAGGCTTCAGGGGGCGTGTTGCTCTCGTCTTCGCCTTGGGCCGGCGAAAACCGGCGACGCAAGAATATACTGTCAATTATTTCGAATGTCAAGTCCCAACCGCTCAAGAGACTCTCTCCGCAGCTTTCAAGGATGCTCTTTAGGCCCTCCAGGATAATCTTGTGGATTTCCACGTCTGTTGAGTGTGTAGCAACGGATATGTCTCTGTTAGGCATTTGCAGCGGCAACAGCGAGTCACGCAATGCTTCAAACAGGCGAAGCTGGATTGCTCCCCTGAACTCATCTGGTGTCCCGGCCACAGCAGATACACACTCGAGCACAAAGCGAACAAGAATGTCTGCAGCACGCGACCTAACAGGGGCATTGACAGTCGCAGAGCTCAGCGTCCCAATTAGCTCCGATACCAGTGGTGTCCAGCCTGATTCGGCGGGAGGATATGTCAATAGCCTCTCGAGGTTGATAGAAGCTAGATCTCCAAGCTTTGCCAATGCGAACTGATCTTGTTGAGTGGCTGCCGCTGACGGTGCTGCTGACATGCTCATCGAGCTCATGGTCCGCCTGTGGCGCTGTCCAGGTGTCCTGAGAGTGTCATTTCCGCTGCTAGAAGCTGGAGACTCTGGGCGTGTTACTGCAGGTGAGGCAGGCTCGTTTGGCTTGTCGAGCAAATTGCAGACTGCCTCAACAACCTCGACGAAAGACGTGTTGGAAAAATCCACCGTGCTCTCAAACAGCCGCGATGCAGCTGTTTCCACGGCTTTGACTTCCGAGTTAAAATTTCCAAGCAGAGCCTGTGCTTCGCTATCAGCTTGCTGATCGGGTGTCCTCGTGGCAGTTGGCACTCTGCCCGCCACTTTGCTCGATGCAAAGAGTACAAAGTCTGCCTGTTGTAGAGTCTCTAAGAGTATTCGCCATGATTCTTCAAGGGTGGGCCCCAGAGCAATACCAAGATTCAGCAAAGCTCGTAGACATAGCATGTTTCTCGTGTTCAGTGTGGCCGGTCCAACATCTACTACTGACCCCTGTCTGGGTCTGTCCGAGGCTTGGAGATTGTCGGCACTAAGAATGCCTCGTGCATTACCCAGAAGGCTATTTGCTGGATCCGCGCCGGTAGGCGTTTGTGGCCGAGCACCTGTACCATTCAAGCAAGCGGTCAAAACATTGGGCGGTACTGCAGCCTTTCCAAGGGTCGTCAAAAACGCATCCCTGGGAGTGGTCAACTGTAAGAGGCCGGCCACGTGTGCAAACTTTTGAAATGCTCGCACAAGACCGTGATAGTACTCGGAGTCGAGGGCCGATGTAAGAAAAGTGGAGCATGTAGCCAAGATGGCTGGCCAACATTCATCCACAATGTTTGCGCAGATTTTGATGTCAGTGTGGAGAGGATGTTCCTCAAGCAGAAGAGGATTCACTGGCACAGGATTCCTCTTGTAAGACGATGTTCTTTCAAGAGTCCCCTTGCCCAGAGTGCCCATATCTTCCGCCGGTGGTGCTGGAGAGTTTCTACCACTGCCTGCTCCAATGTCCGCTTTGGGTCCCCGTCTCTTGCCCCGGTCAGCAATGGTCAGTGGGAGGATGAACTTGGCCAGCCCTTCGGATAATGATGTGATGCATGCCAAAGTGAGGCTGTAGATGTATGATTCGGGTATAGAAGGCGGCTCGGTTTTATCCAGCTGGTCGATGCATGGAACCCTGACTGAGCTCCATTGTGTACTGATGCCAGTGTTATATCCCTCGGAGCCGACTGGCCCACTGATGATTCCACCTACGCCAGCAGCGTCCAACATGGCCTGGTCGGTTGTCGCTCCAATACTAGAGTATGGATTTGCCACAGGGATGGTAGACTGCTGACCCAGACCTATGATGTTGGGCTTCTCAGTACTGACACGAACAAAGGTAGCCACGAGATTCTTCAGTACTTTCTGCTGGCCTTCACGTGCGTCAAAGAGCGAATACACCTTCCGCAGCAGACCAGCATCAGAGAAGATGCCCCTGAAAACCTCCATACACAAGGACCGCTTCCATGTGAGCGTTTCCTGGTCTAGGAGTCGCGTAAGAATTTCAAGAGCTTCGCCGCACTCGGATGGTAACAGGGTGAGATGTCTTCGCAAGATTGTGTAGAGTATCCTGAGAAACCTGACAGTGGTAGGAAAATTCAGTTTCGCCCCAAGAGACTGGACGATAAATGGCATCACACGGGTCTGTAGAATATGGGCCTGTTCCGGGTGGCTCGTGATGGTGCTGGCATGGTTTGTCAAGACAGACTCGATAAGCTCCAGGCCAAAGGTTTGTGGGAGACCGGTAAACCGGAGGTACTCGGGCCTCTGAGACTCGGTCAAAAGGCAGAGATCGTTGAATACTCGATACGCATCCATCGCAGCTGGTTTAAGCGATACGACGCCGCCCTCGGTGGGCGCCTCACCCACTGTTGGGCCATCAGGCGTTTCTCCTACCAACGAGTCTTTGTTAGAAGCAAAAGCGGCAAGTAAGTGGCTGCCGAGACTTACTATCTTCTGTGACGACCTTGTCAAAAACGGTAACGACGAGCTGCTGAAGGGTCGCTGCAGATGTGTTGTTTACGATGGCATTCTTGCTGGACTGCAGAATGAAGCAAATGTTCAAGGCCGTGACCAAGAGCTCGCCTCGAATGTCACTGGAGTAATTCTGCAGCAGGGATGGTAGTGCTTGAAGGATCTTGAGTTGAACATCTAGTCCAGCCGAAGTGGCCCCTTGCAATGCCTCCAGTACCTGGTTCAACCTCGGTCTCGGCAAAGCCTTGGAGACAATGAGTCTCTGGAGACAGACGATGGCAATACCCGTAAACTTTGCATTTTTGGTACCGCAAGCAATAATAAAAGGGTTGGCGAAGTTGGTTTTCTGTGTCAACTCTGCATCGTCGAGGGTTGTGGTCAGTCTGTCAATTCCTCAATATCAGGGGTAAAGGGCATATAGCACGTGACCAACCTGGGCCAAGTTGAGCCTCGGAGGAAATGTTCAAGCTCTTCAGCTCCTCCAGTGACCTTTCTGCTGCCTGTTGAATAATAATCATAAGTGATGTCCAAATCTACACAGACAAATGGTGTGCACATACTTGTCTGAGGTCATTGTGCTTCCTTTTGCTCTCCTGAATGAGGTTGGTGAGCTCTGTGGCGAGGAGCTGTGCCGTCATCTTGGTAGTAACAGTGGAATCAAACCCTTCGACATCGTAGCCGGCCTTCGTCTACAGTCGGTCACAGGTCGCGAAAGCCTCCTGGGCCATATGATTGTCAATAGCTGTCCCTCAATGATAAAAGGTCGTCTAAGAAGATTCTAGGCCAGTAGGACCGTCACGCAGTCGCTCGTCTCACGACACGTCGCACTGATACCCTTGCACGTACCGGGAACGAGCGCCAAGACCAGATCCTGGAGACGTGGATGACAAAGCGTGGCAGAACATCCACCGCCTTGGAACAACCCCACTTTGTTCGTCATTGGCGCAGCTTGTACCGTCCCCGCGTTGACTTTCAAGGGAACAGGATGGAACTCTTGTGAGCAACCTCGCGTCAACTAAAAGTCGCCAGTACTGTGTTGGCGCTCATCCAGCCGCAAACTCATTTTGCTGCATGAGGGAGCGTGCTCTGATCCCATACCACCGAACCGCAGCAACCGCACTTTGCAATCAGCGACCATGTCGAAAGCTGTCCAACCCCGCATATTTATTCTGCTCGACGAGCTTGCAGCCTTTGAGGCTGTAGAGGGACCAAGTAGGACGTTTCGACACCAAGAAAAGAATTCGGGACACTAACGGCTTACTCTTTTGAACGTAGCTGCTGTTTCTGCCGGCCGACCCTCCAATGACGAAGACCAGGACCTGCATACATGGGTTGGCACAATCATCGGCCCTTCAGTGGTACGCGAACCTATGCCCATGACTGCGATAATCAACGGTCCAGAGCCAATGCGACTTGTTCTCATGGCTAACGTGGCATATAGATTGTCGGCGGAAGGAACCAGAGCAGCTTTTGCGACAGGATCTACAGCTTGAAGCTATACTGCAGCGACAAATACCCATACGAACCACCTACCATACACTTTATCAACAAAATCAACCTACCCGGCGTTGACCCGACCGATGGTCGCGTAGACCCTTCCAAGTTCAATCTTTTGAAGGAGTGGATCGCCACTGGCAACCCCCAGCAACACCTCAAGTTTTCCATCTCTAGCGCGCTATACGAGCTGCGAACGTACGTCTGTCCCGTCGACATATTCCCTGCATCCTGGCTCTGACTTTGTACTTGCTGCTACAGATACATGCAAAGGAACTATCAACTCCCGCAGGAAGAGGAAAACGCCGTCTACGATTGCTACAAAGACAACCGCTAGCACATTTCGTGTAAGGGTATAGAGCGTTCATCAGCGCGTTACTCGGGGTAACGCATTCACGAAGTATTGAAACACGATAAGAGGCGAGCGCTGGGAATTGTCGAGAGCGGATAGCACCGAGCCATGATTAGACATGACGAATGGCAGTGGAGAAAGAAAGATTACTGATGCGGGTCTTGAGAACTTTCGATTACCGATTCAATTGAGGCCGATAGTACTGAATAGATGTAAAGAATTGGCATTTTGCTAGTAACTGCGCGTTGAATTATTGTTGACCTCTGAAGATTGGAGATTCTGATGCGACAAGCAATTTCAAGTTCAGACATTTCGGAACTCTATCTTGGCATGCTAGATTAGGTTCAAGGTTAGCAAGGTATCCAATCCATTGGCTGCGTTACCTACCCTGTGCCTCTTTCATTATTCCAGTTTGCGCGTCAATTGATCTTTCAAAATCCAGATCACATGACTGCCCCACCCCCAAATTCAGAAGCCCGTGCATCAACGAGCTCCGCCAGAGCTCCCGCGAcaggaggagaaaaaaaaaattcggaCCGGAAATTTTGGTCGCGAGAACCTCAATTTGTATTACGATTGAGGACAACTTTCAACGACAATTGAAGCGCGCAAAGCCAGCGCCCAACCCACCGAAACAATGGCCAACGTCAACTACCTTTTGCACGAAACCCCTGCCGGTTATGCCATCTTTGAGGTGGTTCACCAGGCCGACTCTGTCGGTCTGAGGCTAAAGGAGGTTCAGGACTCGATGGCGGACCTTGCCAGGTTTGGCAAGATGGTCAAGCTGGTCAACTGGTCACCATGGCCGTGAGTAACAATACAAGCCCGGGCCTTGGCTTTTTGAAATCATTATCATTGCCCTGCTGACATCCCTCAGTGAATTCCACGAGGGTCTGGAGAACATGAACGAGATCTCGGAAGGTCTCGTCACCGACTTCCTCAAGAACGCGCTCGAGCTCGCCCTCCCCAAGACCAGCGCAAAGAAGTCCAAGGTCGTTCTTGGCGTCTCTGACAAGAAGCTGGCAGGAGAGATCAGCTCCCTTTTCCCCGGTGTCGAGTGCGAAACCATGGACACGTCCGAGGTTGTGGCCGACCTCTTGAGGGGTATCAGGACAcacgccgagaagctgctcaAGTCGCTGCACGAGGGTGATATCCTGAGGGGTAGCTTGGGTCTTGGTCACGCCTACTCGCGTAACAAGGTCAAGTTCAACGTCCACCGCAACGACAACCACATCATCCAGCAGATTGCTACGCTCGATGCCCTCGACAAGGGAATCAACGCCGGCTGCATGCGCGTGAGGGAATGGTACGGCTGGCACTTCCCCGAGCTCATCAAGATCGTCTCGGACAACGTCACCTACGCCAGGTTGGTGCTTCTGATTGGCAACAAGAAGGAGCTGGATGACAGCAAGCTGCACGACATCGCTGCCGTGCTCGACGAGGATGGAGACAAGGCCCAGGCCATCATCGACGCCGCCAAGGTTTCCATGGGTCAGGACATCTCAGAACCCGACGTCGAGATGGTCAAGTCCTTCGCCACCAGCGTCAGCAAGATGGCTGCCTACCGCAAGGTCCTCGCCGAGTCTCTCGACAGCAAGATGGGCATCGTTGCTCCCAACCTGCAATGCATCCTCGGCACTCCCGTCGCCGCCCGCCTCATCTCGCACGCTGGCTCGCTCACCAACCTTTCCAAGTACCCGGCCTCGACTCTGCAGATTCTCGGTGCCGAGAAGGCCCTGTTCCGCGCCCTCAAGACCAAGGGCAACACGCCCAAGTACGGCTTGATCTACCAGAGCTCCTTCATCAGCCGCGCCAGCGCCAGGCAAAAGGGTCGCATCTCGCGCTTCCTCGCCAACAAGTGCAGTATCGCATCCAGGATCGACAACTTCTCCGAGCAGCCCAGCTCTCGCTTCGGAGAGGCCCTCCGCCAGCAGCTCGAGGACCGTCTCGAGTTCTACAACTCGGGCAAGAAGCCCCAGAAGAACATTGACGCCATGCAGGAGGCCATGAAGAAGGTTCTCGAGGACGGTGGCAACATGGACGTCGACACCGAGATGTTGGACCCCAACCACGCCTCGCACGTCTCTGCCTCGGCCGATGCTcccaaggagaagaaggaaaagaaagacaagaaggagaagaaggacaagaaagACAAGAAGCGCAAGTCAATGGACGTGGCTGACGCCATGGAGATTGACGGtggcgagaagaagaagaagaagaagagaaagtCCGAGGTCGCATAATTCAACCCGGATGCGACTGTCTAATATTTTGCTGCTCGTCtgtcttttgtttctctGCTCTTCTCGTCTCTTGATGTTTGCCTTGTTCAGTATTAGGAGTTTTCATGGGAAAaggtctttttttgggttcCGGTGTTCAGGTCTACTTTACGTTTCTCCATGTATCATACCCATCGCATCTCGGTACAAAAGATGGCATGAAGACATAGGTTTCACAGATGGTGTTTGGTTTCGGGTTTCTAATCCGACCTGTTCAAAAGTGTCCTCTCATGATTCTCGTTGGATGCGTACAATTCGTTATCTAACCAGCTGTGTCTGCGAAATATGTGCCACGATGAAGCAGAAAGTTTTTCAACCAGGTATAAAGGGTTGCGGTTTGGTCATGCACCTTCGCTGCCAAACTCCTCTGTCCACTCTGCATTCTTCTTCAGGTCGTCCTGGGAAACCGTAGGTCGCGTCGAGTTGATGGCTCTCTCCATGTCCTTTTTCGTGACCAGGGGCTCGACCAAGTCCTTGCCCTCCAACTGCCAAAGGGTCATTTCTACCGCCGCTGGATCACCTGGTGAGCAGGCGGTGTATTTTTCCGCGCCTTCATGTATGATCTGAGCGATGCTTGTGTTAGTTTTTACAACGTGCATCTGTGGAGCGAGGTGCCCCTAGGAGACAGTGAAATACTATACCTTTTTGAAATGTGTCGCCATCTGCATCTTCCTCACAGGCTGCATCAATGCGTCATTTACCACGTTGGAAATATCACTGCCAGAGTACCCCTCAGCCATCTTGGCGAGCTCTCGGTAGTCTTCGTTGGTCAGGCTCGAGGGCGTGTCGCCGACGGCGAGTTTGAACATGGTTGTCCTCGCCGCGACGTCGGGGAGGCTGATGTGAACACGACGCTGGAAACGTCGGCGGATGGCCGAGTCAAGCTGCCAAGGTATGTTTGTCGCTCCTAGGACGAGGACGCCCTCACTGTCCTTGCCGACACCGTCCATCTGCACCAGCATCTCGGTCTTGATTCGCCTGCTCGCTTCCGACTCGCCCTCGCCACGGGCTCCGCAGAGGGCGTCGACCTCGTCGATGAATATGATGGATGGTTTGTTCTCGCGCGCCATGGCGAAGAGCTGTTTGACTAATCTGTGATGGAGCGTTTGTTTGTTAGCGAGGTTTCGTGCAGCTTGCCTGTATCTTTTCTGCAACACCCATAAACGTACCTTTCACTCTCTCCCATCCATTTGCTCACCAGATCCGAACTGCTGACGCTGAAGAACGTGCTCTTGGCCTCGGTGGCAACCGCCTTTGCCAGAAAACTCTTGCCAGTACCCGGCGGTCCATAAAGGAGAATACCCTTCCACGGCTTCCTCTTGCCAGAAAAGAAATGGGGAAACTTGATGGGCAGAAGCACCGCCTCCTTCAATGATTCCTTGGCTCCCTCGAGACCCGCCACGTCCTCCCATTTCACGTTTGGCCTTTCCTGGAGAACGACGCCCTCTAGCGCATTCCGCAATTTCTTACTGTCGTCGTCCTGTCCATTGCTTGCGATGGCGCCGTTGGATTCTCCATTGGTGGCTTCCTTCTTGGACTTCTCGGCCTTGAGATGCGCGTCCAGTTTCTCGGCGCGCAGCAGGTATTCGGCCATCTTTCGACGCAACGCAACACGGGTTTCTTCGGGGGCGTCATTTTTCTTAACTGCCAGCATGAGGTCGTCGCACCCGCTCATGTAGTTTTCGAATGCTTGCTGATATTTGCCCGCCTCGTCGAACTTCACAGCCGACGTGATTTTGTTGATTCCATTATTGGAATGTGTGATCCAAGACGTCGGCATGGCGGTGCGATTTCCCCACCCAGGATTCCGGGGGTTGGCTCGATTCCTGCACCGGGTAGCTGGGGGCTATTTTGCAGCTGTGATGTCGCCTTGTGCTGGCGGTGTCGGTAGAAGCGAAGGGAGGAGAAGATATGTGTGAGGAGTCAAGCCGCGGGGTTCGCTGGAGGGGGCAAGGATGTTTCTTGTGATCGATAAGGATGTTAAACCGACAAGATTCACAGCCGCGACGAGAAAGCCGGGTAGTGTTTCGGAGGCGAAGGAGAGTGTGGGCGATGCGCTCGCGTGTCGGCGCTGGAGTACGCTATGATGTTAAATTCGAGGCAGATCTTCAACCATGTTGACGGTCGGGGATTGACTGATGAGAGAGCTGCCTCCCACTCCGAGTCAGCGCCTGCACACCTAATCGCGAAGTAGCGCGATGCGCCCCGCATTTTTGCTAGTAGTCCGCACAACAAGAAGCAGAGGTGCAGCGAGGAATCTTTGTGTACCTTCCTAGTAACCCACCAGAACTTTATTTGCGGTGATGTTCAATATTGCAtcggaaagaaaaacaaaatgaaAACAAAGCGAATTCTCATGAGTCGCCCTAGTTATCCATGCACACCTGAACTGCAGTGAAGTCAATATGGATTTGGCGGATGCGTACGCTCTGACTGTAGCAAGATTCAAGGCAGATCGTCACAAGTTGCACAACATAAACAGATCAAGTTCGAATCTGAAGCTACCCATGCACAGtcgtcgcaacccggaatcCCAAACAATGAAATAAATACCTAACCATAGTACTTACCTTGGTAGCCTTGCCAATTACCGTTGAACAGGCCTAATTGGCCCTCCAGCTACGCAGAAAAACAATTGCATCCAAGGATTCTCCGAAATATTCGTCGACTACATCCCTAAAATCCAGGCCTTCATATCCTGCTGCGCTCAGAGCAGCCTCTCTTTCGTCTTCCCTTTTGTCTGCAAATTCTTCGTCCATTTTTTCATACACTCCGCGCTCCTTGTAAATCTCCCGCCGGCTGAATTCAATCCCACGATATACGCACTTCTCCTTCCCGAGCGGCGGCAGGATCCGATCAACACATGACCACCAAAGGAACCAGAAAGAGTCGCAAAAGTCTTCGTCAGCCTCTCCACAGACTGGGGAAGTCAGAAACGGTGCCCGCATCTTGTCATAGTAATGCATCACCCTTTCGAGGTCTGCGTTTAATTCTGCGTCTTCTTCTTGGAACTCTTGCCGCTCGCTGTCGTCGGCTCGCGGCCATCTGTTTGGTATGTTCACTCGTGGTCGCTCAGTCTGGTAGTCATCGAACCTGGAACGTATGCCTTCCAGCCCGCGAATGCGATCCAGGTAATCTTTCCGCCGTCCTGAAGCACAGCAGGTGTGTTTCATCCCCAACCTCTCAAAAACCTCAAGTCGACAGGCTTCGGCATAGTAAAGTTCCATTTGATGGTCTGGAAGTGCCCATGCTTCACACCACTGATGTAGACAGCCATCGCGACCCGTGACTCCGTATGCGTCTCCGGTGCACGCGTCGTGCTTTGCGCCCTCTTGGCAACCATTGCCGTCACATCTCAAAAACATGTAATGCGGCATACAGCCATTGGACGAGCAGAAACATTCGCAGCAATCGGTGGGCACCTCCGATAGCTGCTCAAGTACCCCTGCATCTTTCAAAGCCTCGATGCTGACATGTCTTAGAGCACTCGCTGCATAGAATATAGGGCTGACCAGCGATTGATGCTCTGAAGCCAGTTCTAGCGGAAactggttttttttgctatGTTTCAGGAGCCAGAGAAGGTCACGATCGTCGACCCCAAATTCTGCCCCTTCAGGCTTGTAGTTGTGACAAGTCTTGTAAAGTACCGTCTGCTTGTTATCATCCTCCCTGTCCAAATCATGAAAACCCGCATCGAGGAGACACTGGATAGCACCTGCATAATCCCCTCCCAAGTTACAACTAGCCGGGTCTAGAAATGTGTATTCTTCGAAGAGATTGATGCAACTCAGCCGCTCAACCATTGCGAACTCGTCGGTCTGTTCATCGCGGAATTCAGAGTCAATCATGAAGTAGGCCGTGGAGCTCCCAAGGTTCCTCAAAGCTTTGGCGAGCTGGCCTTGATACTCATCCAGCGTGATTTCGAGCAGTCTGCGAGCATCCCTTGGTGATGGCGCCCGGCCCGGAACACACAAGCCGAACCCCTCCAGAACATCTGGCTGCAAGACGGCAGATGCCAGCTCGCACACCATCTCCCGCCTGGCCATCATTTCTTGAACCACAGTTTCCAGGACTCTAC contains:
- a CDS encoding vacuolar protein sorting-associated protein 4 encodes the protein MPTSWITHSNNGINKITSAVKFDEAGKYQQAFENYMSGCDDLMLAVKKNDAPEETRVALRRKMAEYLLRAEKLDAHLKAEKSKKEATNGESNGAIASNGQDDDSKKLRNALEGVVLQERPNVKWEDVAGLEGAKESLKEAVLLPIKFPHFFSGKRKPWKGILLYGPPGTGKSFLAKAVATEAKSTFFSVSSSDLVSKWMGESERLVKQLFAMARENKPSIIFIDEVDALCGARGEGESEASRRIKTEMLVQMDGVGKDSEGVLVLGATNIPWQLDSAIRRRFQRRVHISLPDVAARTTMFKLAVGDTPSSLTNEDYRELAKMAEGYSGSDISNVVNDALMQPVRKMQMATHFKKIIHEGAEKYTACSPGDPAAVEMTLWQLEGKDLVEPLVTKKDMERAINSTRPTVSQDDLKKNAEWTEEFGSEGA